The genome window TTTCTCTGTTGTATCTGACCGCAAGGCTAATCAGAAAAAGAGTAAAAATGATGATGATCTTGGAGCAAAGGATATTGGATTTGAACCTACTACTAATGTTACTGAGCTAATGAACAATTATAACCAGATCAAATCTCTAAAGTTAGGGAAAAATATGAACGTGGTATTCAGTACGTATCAGTCAATCGACGTCCTGCACAAAGCACAAGAAGAAGGTTACCCAGAGTTTGACTTAATTATTGCTGATGAAGCCCATAGAACTACTGGTGCAACTAAACTAGGAGAAGATAGTGCATTTACCGAAGTACACTCTAATAAAAATATAAAGAGTAAGCTACGTTTGTATCAAACCGCTACTCCAAAAATTTACGATCAAAACGCTAAACGCAAGGCTGAAGAAAATAGTATTGTTGTTTCCTCTATGGATGATACCGATAAATATGGTGAGGAAATATATCGTCTTGGTTTCGGTGAAGCTGTATCAAGAGGGTTCCTTACTGACTATAAGGTAACTGTCTTGGCAGTTAGTGAATCGTATATTAATAAAGATATGCAGCAGATTATGGCCGCCGATAATCAATTAAAGGTTGACGATATTGGAAAAATAATTGGTGTATGGAATGCAATGGTTAAACGTAATGGTGTTACTGGCGAAATAACAGGTGCGCCAATGAAACGAGCTATTGCGTTTACTGATACCATTAAACACTCTGAAGCAATTTCTAAAGAATTTGAAGAAGTTGTTAATGAATACCTTGATGCTCAGTCAATTGATAGCTTTAAAGTAGATGTTAAACACGTTGATGGAGGCTTAAATGCTTTAGAGAAAGAAGAGGCAATAGATTGGTTAGCTGACGATAATATCGAGGATAACCGTGCCCGTGTTTTATCCAATGTCCGATTCCTTACAGAAGGTATTGATGTTCCTAATCTAGACGGTATTATCTTTTTCAGTCCCAAAAAATCACAAGTTGATATTGTGCAAGCTGTTGGTAGAATCATGCGACGCGCCGAAAGGAAAGAATACGGATATATTATTTTGCCAATTGTTGTTGCAAATTGTGTTGATCCTCGAGATGCGTTAGACAACGATAAGCAGTATAAGCAAGTTTGGCAAGTCCTTAATGCTCTACGCTCCACTGATGAACGTTTCGATGCCGAAGTCAACAAGCTTGATCTTAATAAGAAAAAAGATGGCCGGATCAATTTTATCGGTGTAGACTCAAGCCCTGATACGGATGTTACTGAAAATGATGGAAAAGAAATAGAAAAGAATCAAAAGCCAAAGCAACTTGAACTTCCTCTTGATTGGAGAGAAATGCAAAATGCGTTCTATGGAAGAGTCGTTCAAAAGGTAGGGGATCGACGGTATCTTGAGGATTGGTCAAAAGATGTCGCTGATATTGCAAAGATGTATATCAGACGAATTAGCGATCTAATTGACAGCAACGAAGGAGCAAAGATGGCCTTCAATAAGTTTCTTACCAGTCTTCATCATAATATTAATGATTCTATTAGTAAGGACGATGCTGTTCAGATGTTGGCCCAACATCTTATCACTGAACCGATATTTGACGCATTATTTGGCGATTACGATTTTGTGAAGAATAATGTTGTTTCTAAATCACTAAACGATATTATTACTACATTAAAGGTATTTGGATTTGCAAAGGAACAGGAACAATTAAAGCCGTTTTATGAATCAGTTAAACTACGTGCTTCGGGTATCGATAACGCTGAGGGAAAACAGAGACTTATTGTCACTTTATACGATAAGTTCTTTAGTACAGGGTTTAAGGACACTACTGAACAATTAGGAATCGTATTTACGCCTGTTGAAGTTGTAGACTTTATTATCCATTCAGTTGATGACGCACTTCAAAAGTATTTTGGAAAGCATTTATCCGATAAAGGTGTACATATTCTTGATCCGTTTACTGGAACCGGAACCTTTATTACTCGAACCCTACAATATCTTAAACAACAAATGGACGAGGGCAAAATTACTTTTGACAATATCCTGCGTAAATATCTTCATGAGCTCCATGCAAATGAAATTATCTTACTTAGCTATTACATCGCAGCAATTAATATTGAAGCTGTCTTCGACGAGGTTAATGGACCAGATAGAGGTTATCAACCATTTGAGGGAATTGTATTAACGGATACATTTGAAAGTACGGAACGCCAGAATTCCTTTATAGATGTGTTATTAGGGCAAAATAACGAAAGATTAAAGAAACAACAAGAACAACCAATTACAGCTATTATTAGTAATCCGCCATATTCAATCGTAAACCATAATTCAAATAGACTCGATTCAAATATGCATTATCCAAAATTGGAACAAGAAATCGCAAATACGTATGTAAAAGACAGTACAACTAAGAATAGTATTAGTATGTATGATTCCTACATAAAAGCTTTTAGATGGGCAACAGACAGAATACAGAAGAAAGGGATCGTTGGATTCATAACTAATAGTGGCTATTTAGATAGTAAAAGTGCCGATGGTTTCCGAGCAAATTTATATAAAGACTTCAACCATATTTATATTTATAATTTAAGGGGAGCAATTCACGGTAAAACTGGACAATTAGCAAAAGATGAAGGACAAAATATTTTCGATATCATGACTGGTGTCTCTATTATAATTCTGGTAAAAGACGGTACACTAGAGCATAAAATTCATTACGCCGATATAGGAAAAGGACTATCTCGAAAAGAGAAACTACGATTAATAAAAAAGAACAATTCAATTTTTAACTTACCAACCCATATTCTGAAACCAGATAAATTTAATGATTGGTTGAATCAGCGCAACACAGAATACGAAAGCTTTATTCCATTAGCAGATGATCATAGCTCACACGCAATATTTGGCTCACACACAATGGGTGTAAAGACTAATAGAGACGCTTGGGTAATAGGATTTGGGAAAAACGAGGTTAAGAATAAAACTCATAAGTTAATACGACATTACAATAATGAACTACAATCTTTAGCAAAGGACAAAGACTACAAGGTCAATAATGATCCAAAATATATAAAATGGACTTCTAAGTTGCTAAAAGCTGCCCGTGCAAATAACATCATTAAGTATACTGACAAGAAACTTATAAAGACTCTTTATAGACCATTTACAAAGAAATGGATGTACTATGATGAACTCCTTATAGAGCGCTCTCGTTCGTATGCAGAAGAATGGGGATTATCTAACCTGATGTTATTTACTACGGGTCGTGGTATAAGTAGAAACTTTTCTTCAATTGTAACCAATCAAATACCTAATGCAGAATTAATGTATGCCGGACAAGGCTTTATGAAAGACATACATCATGAAGATAGCGACGAGTTAATAAAGGAGCCCACCTCTAATATGAGGAAAATATCTGAAACACTCTCGGAACCTTCAAAAATATTCGCATATATCTATGCATTATTAAATGAGAAGGACTATCAAGAAAAATATGCCAATAATTTACGAAAAGACATTGCGAAGATTCCTATTGTAAAGGGAATAGATAAATTCGTTAAAATTGGTAAAAAACTAATATCACTACATCTTAATTATGAAGAGGTAGAACCTTATAAACAAGTTACGATCAGATTAAATGGAGTACCTAATTATAGGGTTAATAAAATGAAATACGGTAAAAAGAAAGATCCCAAAACAGGCAAATCGGTAAAAGATAGATCTACAATTATTTTCAATAGTTATATTACAATTAGTGATATTCCTGAAAAAGCGTACCAATATATAGTAAATGGAAAATCAGCAATTGAATGGATCATGGATCAATATAAGGTAAAAACAGACAATAAATCAGGTATCATTGATGATCCAAATGACTATAGTGACGACCCTAAATATATTTTCAATTTGCTTTTAAGAATCATAAATGTATCAGTTCAAACTGTTGATTTAATTGATCAGTTACCTAAGTTTGAAGTAGATGAAAGTTACTATAAAGACAAGGGGTAGGCAATGAAAAAATCAACAATAACATTAATTTGGACGATTACAGCTGTAGTATTAATACTTTTCAGCAGCTTCTTCATTCACAAAGAGAATATTGCGCCTGTGATTAATATAATTGGGTGCCTTATCCTAGTAAGAGAATTTACACAAACCTTTGGTAAAGGAAGTAAGAAAGTTATTTTCTGGGGTTATATAGGGATAGCTGCATGTTTGGTAGCTGTTTTCATAGATTTAATTCTACTAGCCTTCTAAATAAATTGATAAAACATTCATTTTACTTGATTACGTTTAATGAGTATAATTTAAACGTTAATTCATAGATGGAATTCTAAAAATGAGGTAGGAAATATGGAAAAGCATTGCCCTAAATGTGGGGCATCTAACAAAAGCGATGCAAAGTTTTGCAGAAAATGTGGATATCATTTTGCAACACAACATCCTGAGAAACAATTAGAGCCAAGTAAGAAAACTGTACAAACACGAGAAAATATAAGGCAGTCTAACTCAAATAATAATAAATTGTTAGTTGCTATAATAATTGTTTTATTGATTGTTATAGCGGGATTTATATTATACGAAGTGAATAGTAAAGAGAAGAGTAACTCTAATTCCAATCAAACGACGTCTTCACGAACCCAATCTAGAAGCTCTAGTAGTATATCTGACA of Limosilactobacillus reuteri contains these proteins:
- a CDS encoding type ISP restriction/modification enzyme, which produces MATFDELVKQIDDNLENQRDRGTAFEKMVVAYLKNEPTYKQTYADVWMLNEVPEEYGIPKRDLGVDIVARDYAGNLTAIQAKYYKGKVGKDTINSFVAEMGKDYYSAGMLVSSIDDWNRNAEAALENNTKPITRIGLSQLRRAHFDWQKFSFAKENDLKIKKEKKLRYYQEDAINNSLKYFKEHDRGKLIMAPGTGKTFTSLKITEALMEDQGKKTFNVLYLVPSIQLLSQTLFNWNNDVSEDIHMTSFSVVSDRKANQKKSKNDDDLGAKDIGFEPTTNVTELMNNYNQIKSLKLGKNMNVVFSTYQSIDVLHKAQEEGYPEFDLIIADEAHRTTGATKLGEDSAFTEVHSNKNIKSKLRLYQTATPKIYDQNAKRKAEENSIVVSSMDDTDKYGEEIYRLGFGEAVSRGFLTDYKVTVLAVSESYINKDMQQIMAADNQLKVDDIGKIIGVWNAMVKRNGVTGEITGAPMKRAIAFTDTIKHSEAISKEFEEVVNEYLDAQSIDSFKVDVKHVDGGLNALEKEEAIDWLADDNIEDNRARVLSNVRFLTEGIDVPNLDGIIFFSPKKSQVDIVQAVGRIMRRAERKEYGYIILPIVVANCVDPRDALDNDKQYKQVWQVLNALRSTDERFDAEVNKLDLNKKKDGRINFIGVDSSPDTDVTENDGKEIEKNQKPKQLELPLDWREMQNAFYGRVVQKVGDRRYLEDWSKDVADIAKMYIRRISDLIDSNEGAKMAFNKFLTSLHHNINDSISKDDAVQMLAQHLITEPIFDALFGDYDFVKNNVVSKSLNDIITTLKVFGFAKEQEQLKPFYESVKLRASGIDNAEGKQRLIVTLYDKFFSTGFKDTTEQLGIVFTPVEVVDFIIHSVDDALQKYFGKHLSDKGVHILDPFTGTGTFITRTLQYLKQQMDEGKITFDNILRKYLHELHANEIILLSYYIAAINIEAVFDEVNGPDRGYQPFEGIVLTDTFESTERQNSFIDVLLGQNNERLKKQQEQPITAIISNPPYSIVNHNSNRLDSNMHYPKLEQEIANTYVKDSTTKNSISMYDSYIKAFRWATDRIQKKGIVGFITNSGYLDSKSADGFRANLYKDFNHIYIYNLRGAIHGKTGQLAKDEGQNIFDIMTGVSIIILVKDGTLEHKIHYADIGKGLSRKEKLRLIKKNNSIFNLPTHILKPDKFNDWLNQRNTEYESFIPLADDHSSHAIFGSHTMGVKTNRDAWVIGFGKNEVKNKTHKLIRHYNNELQSLAKDKDYKVNNDPKYIKWTSKLLKAARANNIIKYTDKKLIKTLYRPFTKKWMYYDELLIERSRSYAEEWGLSNLMLFTTGRGISRNFSSIVTNQIPNAELMYAGQGFMKDIHHEDSDELIKEPTSNMRKISETLSEPSKIFAYIYALLNEKDYQEKYANNLRKDIAKIPIVKGIDKFVKIGKKLISLHLNYEEVEPYKQVTIRLNGVPNYRVNKMKYGKKKDPKTGKSVKDRSTIIFNSYITISDIPEKAYQYIVNGKSAIEWIMDQYKVKTDNKSGIIDDPNDYSDDPKYIFNLLLRIINVSVQTVDLIDQLPKFEVDESYYKDKG